GAGACCACCGTCGAGAGTGGTCTGCTCCTCTCCGATGCCGCCGCGGCCAAGGTCAAGGGGCTGCTGGACCAGGAAGGCCGCGACGACCTCGCGCTGCGCGTCGCCGTGCAGCCCGGTGGCTGCTCGGGCCTGCGCTACCAGCTCTTCTTCGACGAGCGTTCGCTCGACGGCGACGTCGTGAAGGACTTCAACGGCGTCAAGGTCGTGACCGACCGGATGAGCGCCCCCTACCTCGGCGGCGCGACCGTCGACTTCGTCGACACCATCGAGAAGCAGGGCTTCACGATCGACAACCCGAACGCCACCGGCTCCTGCGCCTGCGGCGACTCGTTCAGCTAAGCGGTACCGCGAAAGGCCCCCGCCACGGCGGGGGCCTTTCGCATGCCCGGTGCTCAGTGCTGGGGGCCGCCGACCGGGTCGGGGCCCTGGGAGCGGGGGATCTCCTGCTTGGTGTTCTGGTCGAAGACCGTCCGGCCGCCCAACTGGCTCTTCAGGTCGGCCGACACCTCCTGCTGCTTGGCCAGCGCGGCGCACTCCATGCCGGCCTTCTGCGGCTCGGTCACGACGACCTTGGCCAGCACGGTGCCGGGCTTGGACTCGTCCAGCTTGAGGCCGTACTTCTCGCAGATCCCGCCGTAGAAGGTCACGGACAGCCGCAGGCCGTCCACCCGGTACTGGCTGCCCGCCAGCCTGCCGGACGGGTCGGGCTCGCCGACCGCGATGCCCGGCCTGGTCTCGGCCGGGGTCGGTTCGGCGGACGGCTTCGGCGGGTCGGCCGGCAGGGGGGCCAGGTTGGACGGGCTCGCGGACGGGCTCGCGGCCGAGGCGCTCGGCGAGGCGGCGGCCGGGCCGGAGGTCGCGGACCCGCAGGCGGTGGCGGTGCCGAGGGCGAGCAGCAACACGGCGGCGCCGACGGCCCGCCGGAGTGGGGTGGCTGCGGTCTTCTGGTCCATGGTGCGTGTTCCTCCCGAGGGCTCAGCACTCCGCCACCGCAGCGGCGCTGTGCGGATCTGACGTGTCCGGGAGGAATCCGGTTCCGTCAGGCGCCGTACTCCGACATCCCGGCCACCAGGCGGCGCGTCCGGGAGGGCACCGAGACGCCGGCGGGGGCGGCGTGGGCCGGCTCGGCCGGGACGGCGTGGGTGGGCCAGAAGACCTCCATCCGCCGGGACGAACTCACCAGTGCGTCAAGGGAGTCGGCGTCCACTTCACCCTTGAGGGCGGCAGGGACGCGCAGGGTCGGCCGGTTCGGCATCATCGGTCTTCGCTCCGATCGGCGGGCCGTGACGACAACGTCACGGACCAGGACGGGGCGGCTGTTCCGGCCCCGGTATCCCCGACCCTAGATCGGGCCCCGGCCTCCGGCCAGAGCTACCGCGCGGTAGTACTCCGCGGGGTGAATCCGGAGGCACGGTGGGCGGGCCGCGGCCGGGCCGGTACCGTGGGAGCGTCAATTTCACCGTTGTTCCGGCCCCTCGCCCGGCCACCTGAGGAGACCCAGTGCGCATCGCCGTCGCCGGCTCGATCGCCACCGACCACCTGACGACCTTCCCGGGCCGTTTCGCCGACCAGTTGGTCGCCGAGCAGCTGCACACGGTCTCGCTCTCGTTCCTGGTGGACACCCTCGACATCCGCCGCGGCGGGGTCGCCCCGAACATCGCCTTCGGCATGGGCGTGCTCGGCCTGCGCCCGATCCTGGTCGGCGCGGCCGGCGCGGACTTCGAGGAGTACCGCAGTTGGCTGGAGCGCAACGGTGTCGACACCGGCTCCGTGCACATCTCGGAGACCGCGCACACCGCGCGCTTCATGTGCACCACGGACCTGGACCACAACCAGATCGCCTCGTTCTACACCGGTGCGATGTCCGAGGCCCGCAACATCGAGCTCAAGCCGATCCACGACCGGGTCGGCGGCCTCGACCTGGTGCTGATCGGTGCGGACGACCCGCAGGCGATGGTCCGGCACACCCAGGAGTGCCGCACCCGTGGCTACGCCTTCGCGGCCGACCCCTCGCAGCAGCTCGCCCGGCTCGAGGGCGAGGACATCCGGGAGATCGTGGACGGCGCCACGTACCTGTTCACCAACGAGTACGAGGCCGCACTGATCGAGAGCAAGACCGGCTGGAGCGGCGAGGAGATCCTCGGCCGGGTCGGCACCCGGGTCACCACCCTCGGCGCCAAGGGTGTCCGGATCCAGCGGGCCGGCGAGCCCGACGTCACGGTCGGCTGCCCGGTCGAGGAGCGCAAGGCCGACCCGACGGGCGTGGGCGACGGCTTCCGGGCCGGCTTCCTGGCGGGTATCTCGTGGGGGCTCGGGCTGGAGCGGTCGGCGCAGATCGGCTGCATGCTGGCCACGCTGGTGATCGAGACCGTCGGCACGCAGGAGTACGAGCTGCGGCACGGGGCGTTCCTGGAGCGGTTCGCGGTGGCGTACGGGGATGAAGCGGCGGCCGAGGTCCGCAGCAAGCTGACCGCGTAACCATTTACGGTCCAGGGGCTCGGGGCTCTGCTGATGTGCGGCTCCGCCGCGTGGGCGACGAGATCTGGCGTGCGGGTCACTGCGAAAGTGCCTGGCCCGCTACGCACGGATCACCTTTTACGAGGTCGGCGTCGCAGTTCCCCGAGCCCCTGGCGTGTGCCTATGCAGTGCGAGTGATCAAGTACGCCGTGCCGTGGGTGAAGCCGTAGTCGGTCGGGAGAGCTTCGCCGGCGTAGGTCTGCGACCGCATGTCGCACCAGGCGGGGATGTCGAGGCGGGCGGCTGCGTCGTCGGCGAGGACCACGACGGTGCCGCCGATCGGGACTTCGGTGATGCGCTTGGCGAGTTCGATGACCGGCAGGGGGCAGCGTTTGCCGAGCATGTCGAGGACCAGGGTGTCCGTGGTGCCGGCCGGGGCGGGGAGGTCGAGGCCGAGGGGGGCCCGGACGTCGGCGACCAGGCGGGGGAGCAGGTCGAGGAAGCGGGTGATGTCCGCTTCGGGGGTGCCGGGGGGCAGCGAGATCCGGATGTTTCCCTCGGTCAGTACGCCCATCGCGGCCAGCACGTGGCTGGGTGTCAGGGTGCTGGACGTGCAGGAGGAGCCGGAGGAGACCGCGAAGCCTTCCCGGTCGAGTTCGGTGAGCAGGACCTCGCCGTCGACGTAGAGGCAGGAGAAGGTGACCAGGTGGGGGAGCCGGTGGACGGGGTCGCCGACCACCTCCACCTCGGGGACCAGCTGCGGCACCTGACGGCGGATCCGGTCCACCAGGGCGTGCAGCCGGGCGTTCTCGGTCTCGGCCTCGGCCCGGACGGCGCGCAGTGAGGCGGCGGCCGCGACGATGGCGGGGACGTTGACGTAGCCCGGGACCCGGCCGCTCTCCCGTTCGTCGGCGGGCAGCGGCGAGGCGTACCGGACGCCCTTGCGGACGGCGAGGACGCCGACCCCGGCGGGGCCGCCCCACTTGTGGGCGCTGGCGGTGAGCAGGGACCAGCCGGCGGGGACCGGGAGCCGACCGGCCGACTGGGCGGCGTCCACCAGGAGCGGGACGTCGCCGAGCAGGGCGGCGGTCTCCTCGACCGGCTGGAGGGTGCCGACCTCGTGGTTGGCGGACTGCAGCACGGCCAGCGCGGTGTCGTCCCGGAGCAGGGCGGCGAACTCCGGGGCGGTGACCCGCCCCTGGCGGTCCACCGGGGCGACCGAGACGCTGCCGCCGTCCGCCGCCACCCGTTCGGCGGTGTGCAGCACGCTGGAGTGCTCGACGGCCGAATGGACCAGGTGACGGCCCGTCCGGCGGCGGCCGGTCAGTGCACCGAGCATCCCCAACTGGACGGCCTGGGTGCCGCTCGCGGTGAAGGAGACCTCGTCGGCGCGGCAGCCGAGCACCTCGGCGACGGTCTCCCGGGCGGCGTCGAGCAGCATCCGGGCCTGCCGCCCGGAGCGGTACAGCCGGGCGGGGTCGGCCCAGCCCTCGTCCAGGGCGGCGGTCAGCGCCTGCCGGGCGACGGGGTGCAGCGGTGCAGTGGAGGCCACGTCGAAGTAGGACACGAACCACAGCCTACTGACCGTCAGGCGGCACCCCTTTTGTGAGGGTTCGTGGGCACCCGGCCGGCTGCCCGACGGTCCGTCACCCGCGTGTCCAGGGGCCGTCGTCCGGGGGTTCGTGCGAACCTCGAACGGCTGCATTGACCTGCGACTCCACTCCTTCGGGGGCTGATCGGGTAGCCGGGCGGCGCGTTACCGGGGGCTGCTCGTGAGTGCCGCATAAGGATGCAGTAGCGTTTGGCCCGCATAAGCATTCAAACCGTGCCCGTGGCCGGGTCGCCGGGGAGGCGCACAGCGACTCCCGGGGGCGACGCGATCCCGGGCGAGACTTCGGGAAGGCGCTACGTGAGTCCCAACGGCTCCGACCGCTCGCCGCGGCGCACGATGCGGCGGAAGCTGCCTCAGGCGCTGGCACTGGGCCTCGTCATCGCGACCGCCACCGGCTGCTCGGCCAATAAGCTTCCCAGGCTTGGCCTCCCCAGCCCCGTCACCGCCGAGGGCCCGATGGTCCTCCGGATGTGGCAGGGCTCGTGGATCGCGGCTCTGGTGGTCGGCGCACTGATGTGGGGTCTGATCATCTGGAGTGTGATCTTCCACCGCCGCAGCCGCACCAAGGTGGAGGTCCCCCCGCAGACCCGGTACAACCTGCCGATCGAGGCGTTGTACACCGCGGTCCCCCTCGTCATCGTCTCGGTGCTCTTCTACTTCGTCGCACGTGACGAGGCCCGGTTGACCCAGACCTCCGCCAAGCCGGACCACATGATCAACGTGGTCGGCTTCCAGTGGAGCTGGGCGTTCAACTACGAGAACACCGAGAACCCGGACCCGGCCAACACCCAGGCCGCGTACGAGGTCGGCACCCCGGCCGAGCCGCCGACGCTCTACCTGCCGATCAACGAGACGGTGCAGTTCCGCCTCACCTCGCGGGACGTCATCCACGACTTCTGGCCGGTCAACTTCCTGATGAAGCAGGACGTCGTCCCGGGCGTGGTGAACAAGTTCGAGGTCACCCCGACCTCGTACGGCACCTTCCGCGGTAAGTGCGCGGAGCTCTGTGGTGTGGACCACTCGCGGATGCTGTTCAACGTCAAGGTCGTGGACCGGGCGGAGTACGACAAGCACCTGGCGGAGCTTCGGGCCAAGGGCCAGAAGGGCGCGGTGCCCTCGGGCATCACCACCATGGGAAGTGAGAAGTGACTATCCTCAACGAGCCCGCCGCCGCCGGCGGGGCTGCCGGGGCCACGGTCACGGCCGGTGCTGAGTCGACCCGGAAGCCCGGGTCCACCATCATCAAGTGGCTGACCACCACCGACCACAAGACGATCGGCACCCTGTACCTGGGGACGTCGTTCGCGTTCTTCCTGATCGGTGGTGTGCTCGCGCTGGTGATGCGCGCCGAGCTGGCTCGTCCGGGGACGCAGATCCTCTCGAACGAGCAGTTCAACCAGGCGTTCACCATGCACGGCACGATCATGCTGCTGATGTTCGCGACGCCGCTCTTCGCCGGTTTCGCGAACTGGATCATGCCGCTCCAGATCGGCGCACCCGACGTCGCCTTCCCGCGACTGAACATGTTCGCCTACTGGCTGTACCTGTTCGGCTCGATCATCGCGGTGGCCGGCTTCCTCACCCCGCAGGGTGCGGCCGACTTCGGCTGGTTCGCCTACTCCCCGCTGTCGGACGCGGTCCGTTCGCCGGGCATCGGCGCCGACATGTGGATCATGGGTCTGGCCTTCTCCGGCTTCGGCACGATCCTCGGTTCGGTCAACTTCATCACCACCATCATCTGCATGCGCGCCCCCGGCATGACGATGTTCCGGATGTCGATCTTCGTCTGGAACGTCCTGCTGACCGCCGTGCTGGTGCTGCTGGCCTTCCCGGTCCTCGCGGCCGCGCTGTTCGCCCTCGAGGCGGACCGGAAGTTCGGGGCGCACGTCTTCGACCCGGCCAACGGCGGGGCGCTGCTCTGGCAGCACCTGTTCTGGTTCTTCGGTCACCCCGAGGTGTACATCATCGCGCTGCCGTTCTTCGGCATCGTCTCGGAGATCATCCCGGTCTTCAGCCGCAAGCCGATGTTCGGCTACTCCGGCCTGATCGCGGCCACCATCGCGATCGCCGGTCTGTCGGTCACGGTGTGGGCGCACCACATGTACGTCACGGGACAGGTCCTGCTGCCGTTCTTCTCGTTCATGACCTTCCTGATCGCGGTCCCGACCGGGGTGAAGTTCTTCAACTGGGTCGGCACCATGTGGAAGGGCTCGCTGAG
This genomic interval from Kitasatospora gansuensis contains the following:
- the erpA gene encoding iron-sulfur cluster insertion protein ErpA translates to MSVQDETTVESGLLLSDAAAAKVKGLLDQEGRDDLALRVAVQPGGCSGLRYQLFFDERSLDGDVVKDFNGVKVVTDRMSAPYLGGATVDFVDTIEKQGFTIDNPNATGSCACGDSFS
- a CDS encoding carbohydrate kinase family protein, which codes for MRIAVAGSIATDHLTTFPGRFADQLVAEQLHTVSLSFLVDTLDIRRGGVAPNIAFGMGVLGLRPILVGAAGADFEEYRSWLERNGVDTGSVHISETAHTARFMCTTDLDHNQIASFYTGAMSEARNIELKPIHDRVGGLDLVLIGADDPQAMVRHTQECRTRGYAFAADPSQQLARLEGEDIREIVDGATYLFTNEYEAALIESKTGWSGEEILGRVGTRVTTLGAKGVRIQRAGEPDVTVGCPVEERKADPTGVGDGFRAGFLAGISWGLGLERSAQIGCMLATLVIETVGTQEYELRHGAFLERFAVAYGDEAAAEVRSKLTA
- a CDS encoding cysteine desulfurase/sulfurtransferase TusA family protein, giving the protein MSYFDVASTAPLHPVARQALTAALDEGWADPARLYRSGRQARMLLDAARETVAEVLGCRADEVSFTASGTQAVQLGMLGALTGRRRTGRHLVHSAVEHSSVLHTAERVAADGGSVSVAPVDRQGRVTAPEFAALLRDDTALAVLQSANHEVGTLQPVEETAALLGDVPLLVDAAQSAGRLPVPAGWSLLTASAHKWGGPAGVGVLAVRKGVRYASPLPADERESGRVPGYVNVPAIVAAAASLRAVRAEAETENARLHALVDRIRRQVPQLVPEVEVVGDPVHRLPHLVTFSCLYVDGEVLLTELDREGFAVSSGSSCTSSTLTPSHVLAAMGVLTEGNIRISLPPGTPEADITRFLDLLPRLVADVRAPLGLDLPAPAGTTDTLVLDMLGKRCPLPVIELAKRITEVPIGGTVVVLADDAAARLDIPAWCDMRSQTYAGEALPTDYGFTHGTAYLITRTA
- the ctaC gene encoding aa3-type cytochrome oxidase subunit II encodes the protein MSPNGSDRSPRRTMRRKLPQALALGLVIATATGCSANKLPRLGLPSPVTAEGPMVLRMWQGSWIAALVVGALMWGLIIWSVIFHRRSRTKVEVPPQTRYNLPIEALYTAVPLVIVSVLFYFVARDEARLTQTSAKPDHMINVVGFQWSWAFNYENTENPDPANTQAAYEVGTPAEPPTLYLPINETVQFRLTSRDVIHDFWPVNFLMKQDVVPGVVNKFEVTPTSYGTFRGKCAELCGVDHSRMLFNVKVVDRAEYDKHLAELRAKGQKGAVPSGITTMGSEK
- the ctaD gene encoding aa3-type cytochrome oxidase subunit I produces the protein MTILNEPAAAGGAAGATVTAGAESTRKPGSTIIKWLTTTDHKTIGTLYLGTSFAFFLIGGVLALVMRAELARPGTQILSNEQFNQAFTMHGTIMLLMFATPLFAGFANWIMPLQIGAPDVAFPRLNMFAYWLYLFGSIIAVAGFLTPQGAADFGWFAYSPLSDAVRSPGIGADMWIMGLAFSGFGTILGSVNFITTIICMRAPGMTMFRMSIFVWNVLLTAVLVLLAFPVLAAALFALEADRKFGAHVFDPANGGALLWQHLFWFFGHPEVYIIALPFFGIVSEIIPVFSRKPMFGYSGLIAATIAIAGLSVTVWAHHMYVTGQVLLPFFSFMTFLIAVPTGVKFFNWVGTMWKGSLSFETPMLWTVGFLVTFLFGGLTGVLLASPPIDFHVSDSYFVVAHFHYVVFGTVVFAMFAGFHFWWPKMTGKMLDERLGKITFWTLFIGFHGTFLVQHWLGAEGMPRRYADYLASDGFTTLNTISTIASFLLGLSILPFLYNVWKTAKYGEKIEVDDPWGYGRSLEWATACPPPRHNFLTLPRIRSESPAFDLHHPDIAALDYLEYHGEPAKHFEGVTPAKYDAPQLGKGPKKDGDA